A genomic region of Solibacillus isronensis contains the following coding sequences:
- a CDS encoding amino acid ABC transporter permease: MDFQTVVLPMLEGAKMTVLLFIIAIILAVPLGFLLTLAVQSKWKAVVALASTYIYVMRGTPLLLQLLIICFGLPMIPGIGEYLVLDRFVAACIGFILNYAAYFAEIFRGGLLSIDKGQYEAAQVLGLNKFQTMTKIIIPQMIRVALPAISNESVTLVKDTALLYAVAIPELLHFAQTAVNRDFTIIPYFVAGVIYLLMTLLLTWFFKGLEKRFKYE, encoded by the coding sequence ATGGATTTTCAAACCGTTGTCCTTCCAATGTTAGAAGGCGCAAAAATGACCGTTTTACTATTTATAATCGCCATTATACTTGCTGTTCCACTCGGTTTCTTACTCACATTAGCAGTTCAAAGTAAATGGAAAGCAGTTGTAGCGTTAGCAAGTACGTATATATATGTCATGCGTGGTACACCGCTGCTTTTACAATTACTTATCATTTGTTTTGGTCTGCCGATGATTCCAGGTATTGGTGAATACCTTGTACTAGACCGATTTGTCGCAGCATGTATTGGTTTCATTTTAAATTACGCAGCATATTTTGCGGAAATTTTTAGAGGTGGTTTACTATCGATTGATAAAGGGCAGTACGAGGCTGCACAAGTACTAGGATTAAATAAATTTCAAACGATGACAAAAATTATTATCCCACAAATGATTCGTGTCGCATTACCAGCTATATCGAATGAATCTGTCACATTAGTGAAAGATACAGCACTTCTATATGCAGTAGCAATACCGGAGCTGTTACACTTTGCGCAAACAGCCGTCAATCGTGACTTTACGATTATACCTTATTTTGTGGCCGGTGTGATTTATTTACTGATGACGTTACTACTAACATGGTTCTTTAAAGGCTTAGAAAAAAGATTCAAATATGAATAG
- a CDS encoding D-alanyl-D-alanine carboxypeptidase family protein encodes MSKIIIIVITVLAFNSFHFTKAFGASLPPTIVSEAAIVLEANSGQILYEKNSKNQMYPASLTKIATAIYAIETGQLDDLVTVSSNARNAEGSKVYLEEGEKVTLNKLVQGLLINSGNDAGIAIAEHLSGSVEEFSNNINTYLNNVVKVDNTIFENPHGLFDSEHVTTAVDLAKITQYAMQNKVFQDIFGTKELDWDGETWDTTLITHHKLLKGEIPYKEVTGGKTGYINASGFTLATTAETNKLSLIVITLNSSTDDEAYHDTEKLLDYAFNNYETTTIQKGTIFKLENEQYRTVKNIFYTSSINWKVNKSVNSDGTLDIIEENGDLIANYQLEKKNLATPNIVEKGEKGFSFNLVSTFLVLILSLIALNLYFRFSKSSNPNYRE; translated from the coding sequence ATGAGCAAAATTATTATTATTGTCATTACAGTATTAGCATTTAATTCTTTTCATTTTACTAAGGCGTTTGGTGCAAGTCTACCACCTACTATAGTTAGTGAAGCAGCAATAGTTCTAGAAGCTAATTCAGGACAAATATTATATGAAAAGAATTCTAAGAATCAAATGTATCCAGCAAGTTTAACTAAAATTGCTACAGCCATTTATGCTATTGAAACAGGTCAATTAGATGATTTGGTTACAGTTAGTAGTAATGCACGAAATGCTGAAGGTTCAAAAGTATATCTAGAAGAAGGAGAAAAAGTTACATTAAATAAGTTAGTACAGGGCTTATTAATAAACTCTGGGAATGATGCAGGCATAGCAATTGCAGAACATCTAAGTGGAAGTGTAGAAGAATTTTCAAATAACATAAACACTTATTTAAATAACGTTGTTAAAGTCGATAATACAATTTTTGAAAATCCACATGGGCTTTTTGATTCAGAGCATGTTACAACTGCTGTAGATTTAGCAAAGATAACACAATATGCAATGCAAAATAAAGTGTTTCAGGATATATTCGGTACAAAGGAATTAGACTGGGATGGAGAGACATGGGATACCACCCTTATAACCCATCACAAACTGTTAAAAGGCGAAATTCCCTATAAAGAAGTAACTGGGGGAAAGACGGGATATATAAACGCATCAGGCTTTACGTTAGCAACTACTGCAGAGACTAATAAGTTAAGCTTAATTGTAATAACATTGAATAGCAGTACTGACGATGAAGCATACCATGATACAGAAAAGTTATTAGACTATGCTTTTAATAATTATGAAACAACAACTATTCAAAAAGGCACAATTTTCAAATTAGAAAATGAACAGTATAGAACTGTAAAAAATATTTTTTATACATCATCAATAAATTGGAAAGTTAATAAAAGTGTAAATAGTGATGGAACTTTGGATATAATCGAAGAGAACGGTGATTTAATTGCTAACTACCAATTAGAGAAAAAGAATTTAGCAACTCCAAACATTGTTGAGAAAGGTGAGAAGGGGTTCTCGTTTAATTTAGTTTCAACTTTTTTAGTTCTAATATTATCTTTAATAGCATTAAATCTGTACTTTAGATTTTCAAAATCATCGAACCCAAATTATAGGGAGTAA
- the xerS gene encoding tyrosine recombinase XerS: MATLSPDDLKILEYTDKLTKELPFYIRDFRIEKNKEQISFRTIHQYLYRYKIFFEWLLKEGIADAPDIKEITLEHLSQIRKKDIEYFIEHVSNEDISKKHETSSRVREMRSVSLMVSALKSLFHFLAVTSDDDQGKTYLSENIMAKVKIPVYKETSANRAAEIATQILDSKRLFDFVDYLGDDGPDGYLAKLEVPQQISLFKRDCERDIAIIAILLATGMRVGELARITMADINYSAQTVKVTRKGNKKDTIYIIDSAFNRLLEYIAIRNTRYPQAEMCPFLFVTYRKPAKAISIRTIQMFVEKYTSSYFPNGVYPHKLRHSFSVAFIKNGGEATILRDLLGHTDIKTTSLYINMANSDRVHALNALESYLRTRP; encoded by the coding sequence ATGGCTACACTATCTCCCGATGATCTAAAGATCTTAGAATATACGGATAAGCTTACTAAAGAACTTCCCTTTTATATACGTGATTTCCGTATAGAGAAAAATAAAGAACAGATTTCTTTCAGAACGATTCACCAATACTTATATAGATACAAAATATTCTTTGAATGGCTACTTAAAGAAGGAATTGCTGATGCACCAGATATTAAAGAAATAACTTTAGAGCACCTATCCCAAATAAGAAAAAAGGATATTGAATATTTTATAGAACATGTATCAAATGAGGATATTTCGAAAAAGCATGAAACTAGCAGTCGAGTACGTGAAATGCGTTCGGTATCACTTATGGTATCTGCTCTTAAGTCCCTATTTCACTTCTTGGCTGTTACCAGTGATGATGACCAGGGTAAAACGTACCTAAGCGAAAATATTATGGCTAAGGTAAAAATTCCGGTTTATAAAGAAACATCAGCAAACCGCGCTGCGGAAATTGCTACGCAAATACTAGATAGTAAACGCCTGTTCGACTTTGTTGATTACTTAGGGGATGATGGACCGGATGGATATTTAGCAAAATTAGAAGTGCCCCAACAGATTTCTTTATTCAAACGTGATTGTGAGCGTGATATTGCAATTATAGCTATTTTATTGGCCACAGGAATGCGTGTAGGAGAACTTGCTCGTATCACTATGGCGGATATTAATTATAGCGCTCAAACTGTTAAAGTCACCCGAAAAGGCAATAAAAAAGATACAATTTACATTATTGATTCTGCCTTTAACCGTTTGCTGGAATACATAGCAATTCGAAATACACGTTATCCCCAAGCCGAAATGTGCCCTTTCCTTTTTGTAACGTATCGAAAACCAGCAAAGGCAATCAGCATACGAACAATTCAAATGTTTGTAGAAAAATACACTAGTTCTTATTTTCCGAATGGTGTATATCCACATAAGCTGCGCCATTCGTTTTCGGTAGCGTTTATAAAAAATGGAGGCGAGGCAACAATTCTGAGGGATTTATTAGGTCATACCGATATTAAAACTACCTCTCTATATATTAATATGGCCAATTCTGATAGAGTTCATGCTTTAAATGCGCTAGAATCCTATTTAAGAACCCGTCCATAG
- a CDS encoding amino acid ABC transporter ATP-binding protein: MCTLIEVKNLAKAFGVSKVLQDISFFAKKNEVIAILGPSGSGKSTLLRSLVNLERIDFGDIIIDGQTLVKNGVYTTPQTRKQITAKMGMVFQNFNLFPHLTVRENLEITPKQLKLYTKEAIQKQSEELLQKVGLLEKANEYPAKLSGGQKQRVAIARALMLKPEILLFDEPTSALDPELTGEVLKVMKELAHENMTMLVVTHEMGFAREVADRIVFMDNGEIVETATPLEFFQNPQTRRAQIFLQNHFN, from the coding sequence GTGTGTACATTGATTGAGGTTAAAAATTTAGCAAAAGCATTTGGTGTATCAAAAGTACTTCAGGATATTTCTTTTTTTGCAAAAAAAAATGAAGTGATTGCTATTCTTGGTCCCTCGGGTTCAGGAAAAAGTACATTACTTAGAAGCTTAGTCAACTTAGAACGTATTGATTTCGGTGACATAATTATTGATGGGCAGACTTTAGTGAAGAATGGGGTATATACAACACCACAAACAAGGAAACAAATCACAGCTAAAATGGGTATGGTATTTCAAAATTTCAACTTGTTTCCGCATTTAACAGTGCGTGAAAATCTAGAAATAACTCCGAAGCAATTAAAATTATACACAAAAGAGGCTATTCAAAAACAAAGTGAAGAGCTTTTACAAAAGGTTGGATTATTAGAAAAGGCGAATGAATATCCAGCCAAGCTATCTGGTGGGCAAAAACAGCGTGTAGCGATTGCAAGGGCACTAATGTTAAAACCCGAAATTTTGTTGTTTGATGAGCCGACTTCGGCCCTTGATCCTGAATTAACAGGTGAAGTATTAAAGGTTATGAAAGAATTAGCGCATGAAAATATGACAATGCTAGTTGTGACACATGAAATGGGCTTTGCACGAGAGGTTGCAGATAGAATTGTGTTTATGGATAACGGCGAAATCGTCGAAACGGCAACACCATTGGAATTTTTTCAAAATCCACAAACTAGACGTGCACAAATATTTTTACAGAATCATTTTAATTAA
- a CDS encoding metal-sensing transcriptional repressor has product MCQNHPHHEHKQRKKVVNRLARIEGHVRAIKEMTSDCAEILLQLAAVRKAIDNTAKVVFANQ; this is encoded by the coding sequence ATGTGTCAAAATCATCCACATCATGAACATAAACAACGTAAGAAAGTCGTGAATCGGCTAGCACGTATTGAAGGGCATGTGCGCGCCATTAAAGAAATGACCAGTGACTGTGCGGAAATTTTATTACAACTAGCTGCAGTAAGAAAAGCCATCGATAATACAGCAAAAGTTGTTTTTGCTAATCAATGA
- a CDS encoding CAP domain-containing protein, translating into MRFIRILLPLFIILGIILFIDGKGIQDSKIHTIYQNITTNFGVWKEGFKIQPALDFLGKEVNQIFGEFKQVITNSQRHPSNLVSPDIEKPKLSEPTSYSLSIYNIELGDSREEVEDLFGKAKRFSMNEYGVNWNTYHEEYRNYFMIAYDNENKVAGLYTNQELLSSKQKVKIGSPKDKVLAQFGNPLTSLKKGRISHQIQSSEYYLYKFDDSYVTIFFDKHKENIVTAIQIINEELENHKKDFYANGNQLLVEGFEYQLFDLTNSSRVVNKLQPLTWDDHVKITAREHSMDMAVNQYFNHINLEGQSPFDRMKEDNISFHTAGENIAAGQLSSIFAHEGLMNSLGHRENILQSNFESLGIGVAFDTNEKPYYTQNFLTK; encoded by the coding sequence TTGAGGTTTATACGAATATTACTACCTTTATTCATAATTCTTGGAATTATTCTGTTTATAGACGGAAAAGGCATTCAAGATTCAAAAATTCATACGATTTATCAAAATATAACCACCAATTTTGGAGTTTGGAAAGAAGGCTTTAAAATTCAGCCTGCGCTAGATTTTTTAGGCAAAGAAGTAAATCAAATATTTGGTGAGTTCAAACAAGTAATTACCAACAGTCAAAGACATCCTTCCAATCTCGTTTCACCAGATATCGAAAAGCCCAAATTATCAGAACCTACTTCTTACTCTCTTTCCATTTATAATATTGAGCTTGGTGATTCAAGAGAGGAGGTTGAAGACCTATTTGGTAAAGCCAAGAGATTTTCCATGAATGAATATGGAGTAAATTGGAATACTTATCATGAAGAGTATCGTAACTATTTTATGATTGCATATGATAATGAAAATAAAGTTGCAGGATTATATACTAATCAAGAATTACTTTCTTCTAAACAAAAAGTTAAAATTGGCAGTCCAAAAGATAAGGTGTTGGCACAATTTGGGAATCCGTTAACATCCTTGAAAAAAGGAAGGATATCACATCAAATTCAAAGTAGTGAATATTATTTATACAAGTTTGATGATAGTTATGTAACTATCTTTTTTGATAAGCATAAAGAAAATATTGTAACAGCTATTCAAATTATAAATGAAGAATTAGAAAATCATAAAAAAGATTTTTATGCAAATGGAAACCAATTATTAGTAGAAGGGTTTGAATACCAATTATTTGATTTAACTAATTCTTCTAGAGTAGTAAACAAGCTACAACCTTTAACATGGGATGATCATGTAAAAATAACAGCACGGGAACATAGTATGGATATGGCTGTTAATCAATATTTTAATCATATAAATTTGGAAGGACAATCACCTTTTGATCGTATGAAAGAGGATAATATCTCTTTTCATACAGCAGGTGAAAATATTGCAGCTGGTCAACTAAGCAGTATTTTTGCCCATGAAGGCTTAATGAACTCTTTGGGGCATAGAGAAAATATCCTTCAATCCAACTTTGAATCATTAGGAATTGGTGTTGCGTTTGACACAAACGAAAAACCATATTATACACAAAATTTTCTAACTAAGTGA
- a CDS encoding metal ABC transporter solute-binding protein, Zn/Mn family produces the protein MKKWLAPLLVTSGLLLAACGNNEEDKQTTENTTEKVKVYTTVYPLTYFTEVIGGEYVDVESAYPPGANEHSFEPTQKDMIDFANADVLFYIGLGLEGFVENAKETLANEDVQFIATTDNVSDEKLAISTGEVDSHEGETAEEHAEHSEESNTDSHEDESVKEETGQEGHGHGELDPHVWLSTDISKDLALAIKDTLVDEMPEQAAVFEDNYTQLVTELESLDTAFEEMTTSVSNNTFFVSHAAFGYIAGTYNLEQVAIAGLNSQDEPSQAELVELVKMAKERNIQYVLFEQNISSKLTEIIQEELGAKSLTLHNLSVLTDEDLQNNENYFTLMEKNIETLRQALTK, from the coding sequence ATGAAAAAATGGTTAGCTCCCCTTCTAGTAACAAGTGGCTTATTACTAGCAGCCTGCGGGAATAATGAAGAAGACAAACAAACAACTGAGAATACTACGGAAAAAGTAAAAGTATATACAACAGTTTATCCGCTTACTTACTTCACTGAGGTTATCGGTGGTGAATATGTAGATGTTGAATCGGCTTACCCACCTGGTGCAAATGAGCATTCATTTGAGCCAACTCAAAAAGACATGATTGATTTTGCCAATGCAGATGTTCTCTTTTATATTGGTCTCGGTTTAGAGGGCTTTGTAGAGAATGCGAAGGAAACATTAGCAAATGAAGACGTACAATTTATTGCAACGACGGACAATGTTTCAGACGAGAAATTAGCTATTAGTACAGGCGAAGTTGATTCACATGAAGGCGAAACAGCTGAGGAACACGCAGAGCATTCAGAAGAGTCAAACACCGATTCACATGAGGATGAATCGGTTAAAGAAGAAACGGGCCAGGAAGGTCATGGTCACGGTGAATTAGACCCACATGTTTGGCTATCTACAGACATTTCAAAAGACTTAGCCTTAGCGATTAAAGATACTTTAGTTGATGAAATGCCTGAACAAGCTGCTGTTTTTGAAGATAACTACACACAGTTAGTCACTGAATTGGAAAGCTTAGATACTGCTTTTGAAGAAATGACTACAAGTGTATCAAATAACACCTTCTTTGTTTCACATGCAGCATTTGGCTATATTGCAGGTACCTATAATTTAGAGCAAGTAGCCATCGCTGGTCTAAACTCTCAAGATGAACCTTCTCAAGCTGAGCTTGTCGAGCTTGTCAAAATGGCAAAAGAGCGCAATATCCAGTATGTATTATTTGAACAAAATATATCATCAAAACTAACAGAAATAATCCAAGAAGAGCTTGGGGCTAAATCACTGACGCTGCATAACTTAAGTGTATTAACCGATGAAGATCTTCAAAATAACGAAAATTATTTCACCCTAATGGAAAAAAATATTGAGACATTGCGTCAAGCATTAACAAAGTAA
- a CDS encoding YitT family protein, with protein sequence MNIYLFIITVKIYNKRWSPVFIKKGLALIIGSIFPSLGINLFLVPHKILDGGTVGIGLIANYLWGFNIGLTVIILSIPIFIYAWFHYRNFFYNSLHGMILSAFFINFLAPVNNLIKIEAFYSSILGGIFVGIGIGLMLHFQTSTGGTDFIAQFLCDRTGINVGIYILFIDSIVIIVGGLLLSSETFYLSIITILFIGVTTSLITSRKGHLVAH encoded by the coding sequence ATGAACATATATTTATTTATAATTACCGTAAAAATTTACAATAAGAGGTGGTCCCCTGTATTTATTAAAAAAGGTTTAGCACTAATTATAGGTAGTATTTTTCCATCTTTAGGTATAAATTTGTTTTTAGTACCACATAAAATATTAGATGGAGGAACAGTTGGTATCGGATTAATAGCAAACTACTTATGGGGTTTTAATATAGGTTTAACAGTAATTATATTAAGCATTCCAATCTTTATCTACGCATGGTTTCATTATAGAAACTTTTTTTATAATAGTTTGCATGGAATGATTCTGTCTGCATTTTTTATTAATTTTCTAGCACCAGTTAATAATCTAATTAAAATCGAAGCGTTCTACAGTTCTATATTAGGTGGCATCTTTGTAGGAATTGGAATTGGATTAATGTTACATTTTCAGACAAGTACTGGGGGCACGGATTTTATTGCTCAGTTTTTATGTGATAGGACAGGTATAAATGTGGGCATTTATATCTTGTTTATTGATTCCATTGTTATAATTGTTGGTGGATTATTATTATCTTCAGAAACATTTTATCTCTCCATTATAACTATACTTTTTATTGGTGTAACCACAAGTCTTATTACAAGTAGAAAAGGGCATTTAGTAGCTCACTAA
- a CDS encoding DUF3800 domain-containing protein, protein MNNEKNHTVNIYFDESGKANETLHLMGAILFPQDYYLHHQEKLDKIIKNAGIHWTSYGGHTAIRDSIKILLSDVLSHHHLMKMNVISYDINKVEFNSKPIKPIISDIVDRTIYTKFPERVVYGLIRKYGKNTFVNADVFIEHDRTYEAKNYDLKVDMLRQLNIQSIYRGENFKVNSVSYLPKKATYGIEVTDLLLGIVRTIILNESSDSNRKKAKNQLVMELLNNESNLYPFLESIKLFEWYGDSSELRSVPFNSYIDVFFSSNLKLLN, encoded by the coding sequence ATGAATAACGAAAAAAACCATACTGTTAATATTTACTTTGATGAAAGTGGTAAGGCAAATGAAACCCTTCATTTGATGGGCGCAATTTTATTTCCTCAAGATTACTATTTGCATCATCAAGAAAAGTTGGACAAAATCATCAAAAATGCTGGCATTCATTGGACTAGTTATGGGGGACATACGGCAATACGGGATAGCATTAAAATATTATTATCAGATGTACTCTCGCATCATCATTTAATGAAGATGAATGTTATTTCATACGATATTAATAAGGTTGAATTTAATTCAAAACCAATTAAACCAATTATTTCCGATATAGTAGATCGTACTATTTATACAAAGTTTCCAGAGCGTGTAGTCTACGGATTAATCAGGAAATATGGAAAAAACACTTTCGTAAATGCAGATGTTTTTATTGAGCACGACCGTACATACGAAGCTAAAAATTATGATTTGAAGGTTGATATGCTAAGGCAGTTAAACATTCAATCAATTTATCGTGGGGAAAATTTTAAAGTTAATAGTGTTTCATATTTGCCTAAAAAAGCAACCTACGGTATTGAAGTAACCGACCTTTTATTAGGTATTGTTAGGACAATTATTTTAAATGAAAGTTCTGATTCAAACCGTAAGAAAGCTAAAAATCAATTAGTAATGGAGCTATTAAATAACGAAAGTAATCTTTACCCCTTTTTAGAATCAATTAAGTTATTTGAATGGTATGGTGATTCTAGTGAGCTGCGTTCTGTCCCCTTTAATAGCTATATAGATGTATTTTTTAGCTCGAATCTTAAATTACTGAATTAG
- a CDS encoding four-helix bundle copper-binding protein, translating into MAHEQYQQLLQTLHECMTECNHCYDACLKEDDIKMMAECIRLDRECADICAYLEQAISRGTPFVSELASVCATICEACGNECKKHNHDHCQKCADACFKCAEACRSVA; encoded by the coding sequence ATGGCGCATGAACAGTATCAACAACTATTACAAACTTTACATGAATGTATGACAGAGTGTAATCATTGTTATGATGCATGTTTAAAAGAAGACGATATTAAAATGATGGCAGAGTGTATTCGGTTGGATAGAGAATGTGCTGATATTTGTGCTTACCTTGAACAAGCAATCTCAAGAGGTACACCCTTTGTTTCTGAATTAGCTTCTGTGTGTGCTACTATTTGCGAGGCTTGTGGGAATGAATGTAAAAAACATAATCATGATCACTGTCAAAAATGTGCTGATGCCTGCTTTAAATGCGCAGAAGCATGTAGAAGTGTTGCTTAA
- a CDS encoding amino acid ABC transporter substrate-binding protein, giving the protein MKKIKTLLVGLAATATILAACSDTEESTSSSKTEEKEVLIIGIDDKFAPMGFRDETNEIVGFDIDYARAAADQMGVEVEFQPIDWKTKEVELASSRIDLIWNGYTITDERREKVLFTEPYLENAQVVMTLKDSELASIEDLAGKDVGIQALSSAVDAINAHSVKDEIASLSEYGDNVLALTDLKAGRTQAVIIDSVVGEYYMTQEPDTFKILDDALAPEQYGVGVKKGNEKLLEELQAALDMMNENGIAAKISEKWFGEDRILK; this is encoded by the coding sequence ATGAAAAAAATTAAAACATTATTAGTAGGTCTAGCTGCAACAGCAACAATCTTAGCGGCTTGTAGCGATACAGAGGAATCGACTTCTTCGAGTAAAACAGAAGAGAAGGAAGTATTAATTATTGGGATTGATGATAAATTTGCCCCAATGGGATTCAGAGATGAAACCAATGAGATTGTGGGCTTTGATATTGATTATGCACGTGCTGCTGCAGATCAAATGGGAGTTGAGGTAGAATTTCAACCAATTGATTGGAAAACTAAAGAAGTAGAACTTGCAAGTAGTCGTATCGATTTAATTTGGAATGGTTATACGATTACAGATGAACGTAGGGAGAAAGTGTTATTCACGGAACCTTATTTAGAAAATGCTCAAGTTGTAATGACGCTGAAAGATTCTGAACTTGCATCAATTGAAGACTTAGCAGGAAAAGATGTAGGGATTCAAGCCTTATCTTCGGCTGTAGATGCAATTAACGCGCATTCTGTTAAAGACGAAATTGCTTCTTTATCTGAATACGGTGATAACGTATTAGCATTAACAGATTTAAAGGCAGGCCGTACACAGGCGGTTATTATTGATTCAGTCGTTGGCGAATATTACATGACTCAGGAGCCAGACACATTCAAAATTTTAGATGATGCCTTAGCGCCAGAGCAGTACGGAGTTGGTGTGAAAAAAGGGAATGAGAAACTTTTAGAAGAGTTACAAGCAGCGTTAGACATGATGAATGAAAACGGTATTGCAGCTAAAATTTCAGAGAAATGGTTTGGCGAAGACCGCATTTTAAAATAA
- a CDS encoding response regulator transcription factor gives MKKILIVEDEQYMQELMRIQLQSQYDLILCENGADALQIFKTKEFDLIILDVMLPFINGFELCKEIRMSSNVPILMVTARTDLSDTVRGLETGADDYVTKPFEFEELIARMKSLLRRSAFKEDEKSNTQILSLNNGTLIINIDNRSVRFDQQFIELTSKEFQLLVLLAESPERVFTREKLLELLWNYADERELRAIDSHVKNIRTKFKKVRPGAKIIQTVWGIGYQLIIPEAQK, from the coding sequence ATGAAAAAGATTTTAATCGTTGAAGACGAACAGTATATGCAGGAACTCATGCGAATCCAACTTCAAAGTCAATACGATTTAATACTATGCGAGAACGGTGCTGACGCCCTCCAAATATTTAAAACAAAGGAATTTGACCTCATTATACTTGACGTCATGCTACCTTTTATCAATGGCTTTGAGTTATGTAAAGAAATTAGAATGTCTTCAAATGTGCCAATTTTAATGGTAACAGCTCGTACCGATTTATCTGATACTGTAAGAGGGCTTGAAACAGGAGCTGATGATTATGTTACTAAGCCTTTTGAATTTGAAGAGCTTATTGCTCGTATGAAGTCTCTCCTACGAAGGTCTGCCTTTAAAGAAGACGAAAAAAGTAATACCCAAATTTTATCGTTAAACAATGGGACATTAATCATTAATATTGATAATCGTAGCGTGAGATTTGATCAACAATTCATAGAATTGACAAGTAAAGAATTTCAGCTCCTTGTACTGCTTGCTGAATCGCCAGAACGTGTATTTACTCGGGAAAAATTACTTGAACTGTTATGGAATTATGCTGATGAACGTGAACTACGAGCTATTGATTCGCATGTAAAGAATATTCGAACAAAATTCAAGAAAGTGCGACCTGGTGCGAAAATTATACAAACCGTATGGGGCATAGGCTATCAACTAATTATACCAGAGGCACAGAAATGA
- a CDS encoding rod shape-determining protein produces the protein MQLFQKSGPGIGIDLGTANTLVYVKNKGIVYNEPSILAKNTYTQKVIAVGHKAKVMQGRTHGSVETVRPIRDGVVADFQATTEMIQHYVKELTQKRFVGRKPFLVVSAPTHLTSVERRAVIDAALQAGAKEAIIIEETFAAAIGAGLPVWEPSGSMIVDIGGGTTDVAILSLGGVVVSNSIKVAGDEMDRLIIKHTKNTHQLIIGEATAEKIKINVFKEEVNGKLEVRGRDMVTGLPKTVNITASEISSVLEEAIDQINLVIKQTLEQTPPELASDIIERGLLLSGGIALLPQLEKIISDASQLPVILAETPLESVAKGTARIVDEPNIVK, from the coding sequence ATGCAATTATTTCAAAAATCAGGTCCTGGTATCGGTATTGATTTGGGGACTGCAAATACATTAGTCTATGTAAAAAATAAAGGGATTGTTTACAACGAACCTTCAATACTCGCTAAAAACACATATACACAAAAAGTAATTGCGGTTGGACATAAGGCAAAAGTTATGCAAGGTCGTACACATGGTAGTGTAGAGACAGTTCGCCCTATTCGCGACGGCGTTGTTGCGGATTTTCAAGCTACAACTGAAATGATTCAACATTATGTAAAAGAATTGACACAAAAAAGGTTTGTTGGAAGAAAACCATTTTTAGTTGTTTCGGCCCCTACACATTTAACGAGTGTAGAGAGAAGAGCAGTTATTGATGCGGCGTTACAAGCTGGAGCAAAAGAAGCGATTATCATTGAAGAAACGTTTGCCGCTGCCATAGGTGCAGGACTTCCAGTTTGGGAACCATCTGGCTCAATGATTGTCGATATTGGAGGTGGCACTACTGACGTAGCCATCCTTTCACTTGGCGGAGTTGTTGTTTCAAACTCAATAAAAGTCGCTGGCGATGAAATGGACCGCCTCATAATTAAACACACTAAAAATACACACCAGTTAATTATTGGTGAAGCGACTGCTGAAAAAATTAAAATCAATGTCTTTAAAGAAGAAGTAAACGGTAAACTGGAAGTACGAGGTCGGGATATGGTAACAGGTCTTCCAAAGACAGTTAATATTACTGCTAGCGAAATTTCGAGTGTTTTAGAAGAAGCAATCGACCAGATTAATTTAGTTATTAAACAAACTTTAGAGCAAACCCCGCCTGAACTTGCCTCTGATATAATTGAACGAGGTTTATTATTAAGTGGTGGTATAGCTCTTCTACCACAACTTGAAAAAATCATTAGTGATGCCTCGCAGTTACCGGTTATTTTAGCAGAAACGCCCCTAGAAAGTGTTGCTAAAGGGACTGCCAGAATTGTTGATGAGCCTAACATTGTTAAGTAA